Proteins from a single region of Pseudopedobacter saltans DSM 12145:
- a CDS encoding DUF5686 and carboxypeptidase-like regulatory domain-containing protein has translation MFKYIWGILFLSLFGINSVFAQKTIVSGVVKDVTTKETIPFANVFFNGTQAGTQANIDGVFTISTTNAQYNILKFVYMGYETKLVTIAVGKTQRIEVLMTPSAKALKEIVVTKKNKAKYSNKENPAVELIRNVIAHKDDNRVKELNTVSYRKYEKMTFSMDNISDKFRNNRLFKNYQFLFQEQDTSKFGGKYILPVYIEERLTDNFYRKNPNFNKIIVLGEKQAEFDKRYVDNKGLQNYFKRMYEDIDIYANNISIISNDFLSPIAASAPTFYKYFITDTIKNTEPKLVELSFFARNKGDMLFNGKLYVTLDGKYAVKRARLSVNKDINLNFVRGMNIDLDFDADENRHYNLSKSHLSVDFGINKEKGFGFVGDRTVSYKDYAINRPLPDSVFIEEKVTSAEPKQVLKGEGFWEQNRLDTISSNQLSIYKNIDSLQNIRSFRRTMKYGTLLIAGYQNLGGYDMGPFNTFYSFNNVEGFRLRVGGRTTTELSKKWYFENYLAYGFNDQKIKYYLSGAYAFNNKSIYTFPQHFIRASFQRDTKIPGQELQFVQEDNILLSFKRGVNDMLLYNDFYKLEYIKEFENHFSYGLQLKKWTQSPAGGLYYQASSGDFVSKLTTSEVAFNLRYAPNEKFYQGRAYRTSFVNKYPIFNLRYSLGLKDVLGGEYNYHNLNGSIDKRFYLSQLGYSDVRLEGSYIFGKLPFPLLSIHRANQTYAYQVYSYNLMNFLEFVSDHYAGVFVDHSFNGFFLNKIPLIKHLKLREAVSIKALFGGLRDENNPNLTSDGTYKFPLFDNGQSRTNSLGKAPYLEGSVGLSNIFKVLRVDLVKRINYLDHPEVSEWGIRTRIKFDF, from the coding sequence ATGTTTAAATATATTTGGGGTATATTGTTTCTGAGTCTTTTTGGAATAAATAGTGTTTTTGCACAAAAAACAATTGTTAGCGGAGTAGTGAAGGATGTTACTACAAAAGAGACCATTCCTTTTGCAAATGTTTTTTTTAACGGCACCCAAGCAGGTACCCAGGCCAATATAGATGGTGTTTTTACCATTAGTACTACCAACGCCCAATATAATATACTGAAGTTTGTTTATATGGGATATGAAACCAAATTGGTGACCATTGCAGTGGGTAAAACACAACGAATTGAAGTTTTAATGACACCTTCCGCCAAGGCACTTAAGGAGATTGTTGTTACTAAAAAGAACAAAGCAAAATACAGTAATAAGGAAAATCCAGCGGTAGAGCTTATACGAAATGTAATTGCCCATAAGGATGATAACAGAGTAAAGGAACTTAATACGGTATCTTATCGGAAGTACGAGAAAATGACTTTTTCGATGGATAACATCTCTGATAAATTCAGAAATAACAGATTGTTTAAAAATTATCAGTTTTTATTTCAGGAGCAGGATACTAGCAAGTTTGGAGGTAAGTATATTCTTCCGGTTTATATAGAAGAGCGACTGACAGATAATTTTTATAGAAAGAATCCCAATTTTAATAAAATTATAGTACTGGGAGAGAAGCAGGCAGAGTTTGACAAAAGATATGTAGACAATAAAGGCTTACAGAACTATTTTAAGAGGATGTATGAAGATATTGATATCTATGCAAATAATATCTCTATCATCAGTAACGATTTTTTAAGCCCAATCGCCGCTTCTGCTCCAACATTCTATAAATATTTTATTACTGATACGATTAAAAATACGGAACCAAAGCTAGTTGAGCTGTCTTTCTTTGCCAGAAATAAAGGCGATATGCTTTTCAATGGAAAACTTTATGTTACGCTGGATGGGAAATATGCCGTTAAAAGAGCCCGCTTATCGGTAAATAAAGATATCAACCTGAACTTTGTGCGAGGGATGAATATTGATTTGGATTTTGATGCTGATGAAAACAGGCATTATAATTTGAGCAAAAGCCATTTATCAGTAGATTTTGGCATTAACAAAGAAAAGGGATTCGGTTTTGTTGGGGACAGAACGGTTTCCTATAAAGATTATGCAATTAATAGACCCCTGCCGGATAGTGTTTTCATCGAAGAAAAGGTTACCAGCGCTGAGCCTAAACAAGTGCTGAAAGGAGAAGGTTTTTGGGAACAAAACAGATTGGATACCATATCATCAAACCAGTTGAGTATTTATAAAAATATCGACTCGCTGCAAAATATCCGCTCTTTCAGAAGGACTATGAAATATGGGACTTTGTTAATAGCAGGCTATCAAAATCTGGGGGGGTATGACATGGGACCTTTTAATACCTTTTATAGTTTTAATAATGTAGAGGGTTTCAGATTACGCGTTGGTGGTAGAACTACAACCGAACTCAGTAAGAAATGGTATTTTGAGAACTACCTAGCTTATGGATTTAATGATCAAAAAATAAAATATTATTTAAGCGGAGCTTATGCTTTTAATAATAAATCCATTTATACATTCCCACAGCATTTTATAAGAGCCAGTTTTCAACGAGATACAAAGATTCCGGGGCAGGAATTGCAATTTGTACAGGAAGACAATATTTTATTGTCTTTTAAGAGAGGTGTGAACGATATGCTTTTGTATAATGATTTCTATAAACTGGAGTATATCAAAGAATTCGAAAATCATTTTTCTTACGGCTTGCAGTTGAAAAAATGGACGCAAAGTCCAGCTGGAGGTCTATATTATCAGGCATCATCGGGAGATTTTGTTAGTAAGCTAACAACGAGTGAAGTCGCTTTTAACTTGAGATATGCTCCAAATGAGAAATTTTATCAGGGTAGAGCTTACAGAACGAGTTTTGTAAATAAGTATCCGATTTTTAATTTAAGATACTCTCTGGGACTTAAAGACGTATTGGGCGGAGAATATAACTATCATAATTTAAATGGGAGTATTGATAAGCGTTTTTATTTGTCTCAGTTGGGTTACTCTGATGTAAGGTTGGAAGGATCTTATATTTTTGGAAAACTACCCTTTCCGTTGTTAAGTATACATCGGGCAAATCAAACCTATGCTTATCAGGTGTATTCATATAACCTGATGAACTTTTTGGAGTTTGTCAGTGATCACTATGCCGGAGTATTTGTAGACCATAGCTTTAACGGATTCTTTTTAAACAAAATCCCCTTAATCAAACATCTTAAATTAAGAGAAGCGGTTTCTATTAAGGCCTTATTTGGAGGTTTACGTGATGAAAATAATCCCAATTTAACTTCAGACGGTACCTACAAATTTCCATTGTTTGATAACGGACAATCTAGAACAAATAGTTTAGGCAAGGCACCTTATCTGGAAGGAAGTGTGGGTTTATCCAATATCTTTAAGGTACTAAGAGTCGATCTGGTAAAACGCATTAATTATTTAGACCATCCGGAAGTTTCGGAATGGGGAATTAGAACTCGCATCAAATTCGATTTTTAA
- a CDS encoding sigma-54-dependent transcriptional regulator produces MKNILIIEDDSTFAQLLDGFLSKNNFITTIAHSVKNAWTFLEETSFDLILLDYRLPDGIGLDVLVKMREQSIHTPTIIMTSFNDVRTAVTAMKSGALDYITKPVNPDELLMVIKNAINKKENKESPQKTTGADFIEGESPESEKLYKYVDLVAPTDMSVLINGESGTGKEHIAKTIHLKSNRKNKPFIAIDCGALSKELAASELFGHIKGAFTGALNDKKGQFEIANGGTLFLDEVGNLSYDIQVKLLRTLQEKTIQPVGSNKTLKVDVRIITATNDDLGDSVKNENFREDLYHRINEFKIMMPALRNRGKDLELFIDHFISQSNKELDRNVEHLTAETKDILLKYDWPGNLRELKNVIKRMVLLTPGDTAEVYALPEEMLVAVESAKENPQKTGAKTTDLKELNEINEKALIIETLEKVRHNKSKAAKILNIDRKTLYNKMDRYGIE; encoded by the coding sequence ATGAAAAATATATTAATAATTGAAGACGATTCTACTTTTGCGCAACTGCTAGATGGATTTCTTTCTAAGAACAACTTCATTACAACAATTGCTCACTCGGTAAAGAATGCGTGGACATTTTTAGAGGAAACTTCTTTTGATTTAATTTTACTTGATTACAGACTTCCAGACGGAATAGGATTAGATGTTCTGGTTAAAATGCGCGAACAAAGCATTCATACCCCTACAATTATTATGACCAGCTTTAACGATGTTCGTACTGCTGTTACTGCCATGAAATCCGGAGCTTTAGATTATATCACAAAGCCTGTGAATCCGGATGAATTGTTGATGGTCATAAAAAACGCTATCAACAAAAAAGAGAATAAGGAAAGTCCCCAGAAAACTACTGGTGCCGATTTTATAGAGGGAGAAAGTCCTGAATCAGAAAAGCTTTATAAATATGTTGATTTGGTTGCTCCAACCGACATGTCTGTATTGATTAATGGCGAAAGTGGAACTGGTAAAGAACATATCGCTAAAACGATTCACTTGAAAAGTAACCGAAAAAACAAGCCTTTTATCGCAATAGATTGTGGGGCACTTTCGAAAGAATTGGCTGCCAGCGAATTATTTGGTCATATTAAAGGGGCTTTTACAGGAGCACTTAACGATAAGAAAGGCCAATTTGAAATAGCCAATGGTGGTACCTTATTTTTAGACGAAGTTGGAAATTTAAGTTACGATATCCAGGTAAAACTGCTTAGAACACTGCAGGAAAAAACAATACAGCCCGTTGGTAGCAATAAAACATTAAAAGTTGACGTACGAATTATTACGGCTACAAATGATGATTTGGGTGACAGCGTAAAGAATGAAAATTTCAGGGAAGATCTTTATCACCGTATTAACGAATTTAAAATTATGATGCCCGCTTTAAGAAATCGCGGCAAAGATCTGGAACTTTTTATCGACCATTTTATCAGCCAATCAAATAAAGAATTGGATAGGAACGTGGAGCATTTAACTGCAGAAACTAAAGATATCTTATTAAAGTATGATTGGCCTGGCAATTTAAGAGAACTTAAAAACGTAATAAAACGAATGGTTTTATTAACTCCGGGAGATACGGCTGAAGTTTATGCTCTACCCGAAGAAATGTTAGTTGCCGTTGAATCGGCTAAAGAAAATCCTCAAAAAACAGGAGCAAAAACCACCGATCTTAAAGAGCTTAACGAGATAAACGAAAAGGCTTTGATTATCGAAACTTTGGAAAAAGTTAGGCACAACAAATCTAAAGCTGCAAAAATATTAAACATCGATCGCAAAACTCTTTATAACAAAATGGACAGATACGGGATAGAATAA
- a CDS encoding ATP-binding protein: protein MVKKPKYKFQKSIKWKIVVASIVACAALYLAWQTAKIALYEILDTVENISEPTERLRLVNNLSLKMVRLEQLQKSVSLKNKADYTQLQKESKELVSIIDSLQYKYRNDSLQLVRIASMKKLLKERDKLFNNYLTDRRGFLDNKSIEKQLKSLNELVEENAKKTDSAILESEKRTLTTTIYELEERREAEESKGFLSRIFGKKKEALKKPAYNIVNEELNVKLDTVALNRQDSILRDLGESMRSIEETQRKKSKSFLNTEAMFIYTNDMLFSRLLTTLRQVELEAVNQIQERNDDAKSVVNSGIKQISVIILVFFLITLIMLYLILRDISKGNEYRKQLEKAKEEAEYHSMAKQRFLANMSHEIRTPLQTIIGFSELLRKEREIKPKNIDAIYYSSEHLMHIVNEILDYNRIVSGKIAITPTVFHMENLLQEVFTVLKYQAEKKGIKLYADFDFEDVSYVKGDAFRLKQILYNLLGNAIKYTDKGHVALNVSCKKNKSGLHFMFVIEDTGVGMSHEDTQNIFNEFERIDKIVSDKEGAGLGLSITKLLIEQQEGRISVRSKLGEGSAFTVYLKYQEVEEDELAIVHENQISLINSDAKVWLLDDDPFILDLCSTILKNHHIEHVCFSNPKYLLNTIWDESVTVVLTDIRMPEISGIEVCKRLRSYVPAEVKIFALTAQVLPEERELLLNSGFDDIIHKPFREEDLIRIFGLDAEQIESQELDFSAIEKMTFGDSDQLDKLLKKFVVDVETDESLLDTALKAGDSGEVSLIIHRLAGRIAQFGGKGLGAHLRDLEYELNHSPEIDDDLLAKINDLQQEIASFKEKIESKFQ, encoded by the coding sequence ATGGTTAAAAAACCAAAATATAAATTTCAGAAATCTATCAAGTGGAAAATTGTAGTAGCCTCTATTGTAGCTTGTGCTGCGCTTTATCTGGCGTGGCAAACAGCGAAGATAGCGTTGTATGAGATTCTTGATACGGTAGAAAATATCTCCGAGCCCACAGAGAGATTACGTCTGGTTAACAACCTTTCTTTAAAAATGGTTCGACTGGAGCAGCTTCAGAAATCTGTAAGTTTAAAAAACAAAGCCGATTATACGCAGTTGCAAAAGGAGTCTAAAGAACTTGTTTCCATTATAGATTCCCTTCAATATAAATATCGCAACGATTCTTTACAGCTTGTAAGAATAGCTTCTATGAAAAAGCTGCTAAAGGAACGGGATAAATTATTCAATAATTATTTAACGGACAGAAGAGGTTTTCTTGATAATAAATCAATAGAAAAGCAACTGAAATCCCTTAATGAGCTGGTTGAAGAAAATGCAAAAAAAACGGATAGTGCCATTTTAGAATCTGAAAAGCGAACTTTAACAACTACTATCTACGAGTTGGAAGAACGTCGGGAAGCAGAGGAGTCAAAAGGTTTTTTAAGCAGAATATTCGGAAAGAAAAAAGAAGCGCTCAAAAAGCCGGCATATAATATTGTAAATGAAGAGCTCAATGTAAAATTGGACACGGTTGCGCTGAACAGGCAAGACAGTATTCTTAGGGATTTGGGCGAATCGATGCGTTCTATTGAGGAAACACAACGGAAAAAAAGCAAATCGTTTTTAAACACGGAAGCGATGTTTATTTATACCAATGATATGCTTTTCAGTAGATTGTTGACAACCCTAAGGCAGGTGGAATTAGAAGCTGTTAATCAGATACAGGAAAGAAATGATGACGCAAAATCTGTTGTTAACTCTGGTATTAAGCAAATCAGTGTAATTATTTTGGTGTTTTTTCTGATTACTTTAATTATGCTGTATCTGATTTTAAGGGATATCAGCAAAGGAAATGAATATCGTAAACAACTGGAAAAGGCTAAAGAGGAAGCCGAATATCATAGCATGGCGAAGCAACGTTTTCTAGCAAATATGAGCCATGAAATCAGAACACCGCTACAGACAATTATCGGATTCTCTGAACTGCTTAGAAAAGAAAGAGAAATCAAACCTAAAAACATAGATGCTATATATTATTCATCTGAACATTTAATGCATATCGTTAATGAGATTTTGGATTATAATCGCATAGTTTCGGGAAAAATAGCAATAACGCCAACAGTTTTTCATATGGAAAATCTGTTACAGGAAGTTTTTACTGTTCTAAAATATCAGGCTGAAAAAAAAGGTATCAAGCTTTATGCTGATTTTGATTTTGAAGATGTTTCTTATGTAAAAGGTGACGCTTTCAGACTGAAGCAAATCTTATATAATCTATTGGGAAATGCGATAAAGTACACGGATAAAGGTCATGTTGCTTTAAATGTGTCGTGTAAGAAGAATAAAAGCGGTTTGCATTTTATGTTTGTGATTGAGGATACCGGAGTAGGAATGTCTCATGAAGATACCCAGAATATTTTTAATGAATTTGAACGGATAGATAAAATTGTCTCTGATAAAGAAGGCGCAGGATTAGGTTTATCTATAACTAAATTGCTGATCGAGCAGCAGGAAGGACGAATTAGTGTGCGGAGTAAATTGGGTGAAGGATCGGCCTTTACGGTTTATTTAAAATATCAGGAAGTAGAAGAGGATGAATTGGCGATAGTACATGAAAATCAAATCTCGCTTATTAATTCCGATGCTAAAGTTTGGTTGCTTGATGATGATCCTTTTATTTTAGACTTGTGCTCAACTATTCTAAAAAATCATCATATCGAACATGTTTGTTTTTCCAATCCAAAATATTTGTTGAATACCATTTGGGATGAATCTGTAACCGTAGTTTTAACAGATATAAGAATGCCGGAAATTTCGGGGATAGAGGTGTGTAAGCGTTTAAGAAGCTATGTTCCGGCAGAAGTGAAAATCTTTGCTTTAACGGCGCAGGTTTTACCGGAGGAAAGGGAATTGTTATTAAATAGTGGATTTGATGATATCATTCATAAGCCATTTCGGGAAGAGGATTTGATACGCATTTTTGGGTTAGATGCCGAGCAAATTGAAAGCCAGGAACTTGACTTTTCTGCTATTGAAAAAATGACTTTTGGAGATAGTGACCAACTTGATAAGCTATTGAAAAAGTTTGTAGTTGATGTGGAAACTGATGAAAGCTTACTTGATACTGCATTAAAAGCCGGGGATAGCGGTGAAGTTTCACTTATAATTCATCGTTTAGCTGGACGTATTGCTCAATTTGGAGGAAAGGGCTTAGGGGCTCACCTTCGGGATTTGGAATATGAACTTAATCACAGCCCTGAAATTGACGATGATTTGTTAGCCAAAATAAATGATTTGCAACAAGAGATAGCTTCTTTTAAGGAAAAAATAGAGTCCAAATTCCAATAG
- a CDS encoding ABC transporter ATP-binding protein — translation MITISSLAHVYPTGKKIYFEDAKFLDNENWLILGDSGSGKSTLLNIMTGLLSPTKGQVMLNETNLYQLGGKLDKFRAKHMGIVFQKPYFIQSLNVTENLKLTQSLAGLSKNPERITEVLESLGLIDKRDAFTKELSVGQLQRLSIARAVLNNPSIIFADEPTASLDDRNTEKVLDLLINHAGRQNASLIVATHDKRVKEMISNIYFVNGGNS, via the coding sequence ATGATTACAATCAGTTCGCTTGCGCATGTTTATCCGACAGGCAAAAAGATATATTTTGAAGATGCCAAATTTTTAGATAACGAGAATTGGTTGATACTTGGAGATTCCGGGAGTGGAAAATCCACTTTACTAAATATAATGACAGGTTTACTGTCCCCCACAAAGGGACAAGTAATGCTAAACGAGACAAATCTTTATCAGTTAGGAGGTAAATTAGATAAATTCAGGGCTAAGCATATGGGAATTGTGTTTCAGAAACCCTATTTTATTCAAAGCCTTAATGTTACTGAAAATCTCAAACTAACCCAATCTTTAGCGGGACTAAGCAAAAATCCCGAAAGAATTACCGAAGTTTTAGAAAGTTTGGGCCTTATAGATAAACGAGATGCTTTCACAAAGGAATTGAGCGTAGGACAATTACAGAGACTATCGATAGCAAGAGCGGTACTAAATAATCCCTCTATTATTTTTGCAGATGAGCCAACAGCAAGTCTGGACGATAGAAATACAGAAAAAGTTCTGGATTTGCTTATCAACCATGCCGGGAGACAAAATGCAAGCTTAATAGTGGCAACTCATGACAAAAGGGTCAAAGAAATGATTTCCAATATCTATTTTGTGAACGGAGGTAATTCATGA